Proteins co-encoded in one Bacteroidota bacterium genomic window:
- a CDS encoding UbiA-like polyprenyltransferase, whose protein sequence is MKQTIFQTNRFLSFVKIEHTLFTLPLIYSGLALGIHGFPSLRILLLVLTSAIGARTAAFALNRIIDRRIDGRNPRTVVRELPSGRMKLGEAIIVLALGIAVYLTSAALISTFCLALSPIPLLIFAIYPYMKRFTAFSHFGVGLGMAMAPLGGWFAASPSFENLPPAILLCLFTVFWGAGFDIIYATLDEEFDRRENLYSFVSRFGKRKALLWSSVLHVVAFTCLALLFFTTIRTWYAVPFLLLTGILLWIEQRKSSNVELAFFKINAGLGFLVFAMIVTGAVAR, encoded by the coding sequence GTGAAGCAAACCATCTTCCAGACCAACAGGTTCCTTAGTTTCGTAAAGATCGAGCACACCCTTTTTACGCTTCCTCTGATTTATAGCGGTCTGGCGCTCGGAATTCACGGATTCCCCTCCCTGAGAATCCTTCTCCTTGTCCTTACAAGCGCGATCGGGGCCCGGACAGCGGCGTTCGCTCTCAACCGAATCATCGACCGGCGCATCGACGGCCGAAACCCGCGGACGGTAGTGCGCGAATTACCGAGCGGGAGAATGAAGCTTGGCGAGGCGATTATCGTGCTGGCCCTCGGCATCGCCGTCTATCTGACCTCGGCGGCGTTGATATCGACGTTCTGCCTCGCTCTTTCGCCGATACCGCTCCTTATTTTTGCGATTTATCCTTACATGAAGCGATTTACGGCTTTCTCCCACTTCGGCGTTGGCCTCGGCATGGCGATGGCGCCTCTCGGGGGCTGGTTCGCCGCCTCCCCCTCGTTCGAGAATCTCCCCCCCGCGATCCTCTTGTGCCTGTTCACGGTCTTCTGGGGCGCCGGCTTCGATATCATCTACGCAACTCTCGATGAGGAATTTGACCGCCGCGAAAACCTCTATTCCTTCGTTTCCCGGTTCGGAAAAAGGAAGGCGCTCCTCTGGTCGTCGGTGCTCCACGTGGTGGCGTTCACCTGCCTGGCGCTCCTTTTCTTCACCACGATCCGCACGTGGTATGCGGTCCCCTTTCTTCTTCTTACCGGGATCCTCCTCTGGATCGAACAGCGCAAGTCTTCGAACGTCGAACTCGCCTTTTTCAAAATCAACGCCGGCCTCGGATTTCTCGTCTTCGCGATGATCGTCACCGGAGCCGTCGCCCGGTGA
- a CDS encoding peptidylprolyl isomerase, translated as MKLRSGTLAAFLLSLGMFHGCAPKYDDQIVLEVGQHKVTMRDYETFYLRNSTTLDVARKSTPADREHFLDLLTNYKLKLQDAYDRHLIDDPEITKELHEYRATLASTFLIEKEISGPGIRRLYERRQKQVHVQHILLPMKPDASPQDTLKLYTKATDIIRRAKAGENFDSLAIKFSEGPGASTNRGDIYFISGGKVPAPLEDAIYSIPPGQIGPNPVRSPFGYHVVRVIETEPTRSIKVRHIMARFQNQTPDSAEVAGALTRIKGIQDSLKKGLDFAGLATKLSEDGGSSGQGGDLGWFERARWVLPFDQAAFKLKVGEVSGIVRTPFGFHILRCDSSKSLGSYASMESELKKTYQQTRYNDDYTAFVDSLKRQFGYSFHEEALKDLLSHVDSTKTTEDSAWDEKLTPEIRKSALMTIAGRPVTLDTVITILRNKPEFRSASLREGELKPHIDRIADAFLFEEKSAGLESRYPDFAALMKEYTDGIILYKLEQMEVWNKTTVTDSSLRKYYAENKDKFMFPPRLRIGEIYLEADTSALMIYDSLKHGADFTALATQWNEDADLKAKAGEKGFLIPDTGEVAAQASALAIGEISEPFELENGGYAIVKLLGKEPARQKSYEEAGAEVSNSYQEHQSKLLEQQWVDRVRQKFPVKQNKELLKNAFTSPQASGPP; from the coding sequence ATGAAGTTACGATCCGGGACGCTGGCGGCCTTTCTCCTCTCGCTGGGTATGTTCCATGGCTGCGCTCCCAAGTATGACGACCAGATTGTCCTCGAAGTAGGCCAGCACAAGGTCACGATGAGGGATTATGAGACGTTTTACCTCCGGAACAGCACGACTCTCGATGTCGCCCGGAAAAGCACTCCCGCCGACCGGGAACACTTTCTCGACCTCCTCACAAATTACAAGCTGAAACTCCAGGACGCGTACGACCGGCACCTGATCGACGACCCCGAGATCACGAAAGAGCTCCACGAATACCGCGCCACGCTCGCTTCCACCTTCCTGATCGAGAAGGAAATCAGCGGGCCGGGGATCCGGCGGCTCTACGAACGGCGGCAGAAACAGGTGCACGTTCAGCACATTCTTCTCCCGATGAAGCCCGATGCAAGCCCCCAGGATACGCTCAAACTCTATACCAAGGCAACGGATATTATCCGGCGCGCAAAAGCGGGGGAGAACTTTGATTCTCTCGCGATAAAATTCTCGGAGGGACCGGGTGCGAGCACGAACCGCGGGGATATTTACTTTATTTCTGGCGGCAAGGTGCCCGCACCTCTTGAAGATGCGATCTACTCCATCCCGCCGGGTCAAATCGGCCCGAACCCCGTTCGCTCTCCGTTCGGCTATCATGTCGTGCGTGTCATTGAAACAGAACCGACACGGTCCATAAAAGTCCGCCACATCATGGCGCGCTTTCAGAATCAGACTCCCGATTCCGCCGAGGTGGCGGGCGCTCTCACACGTATCAAGGGGATCCAGGATAGTCTGAAGAAAGGGTTGGATTTCGCGGGCCTGGCGACGAAGCTCTCCGAAGACGGGGGGAGCTCGGGCCAGGGGGGCGACCTGGGTTGGTTCGAGCGGGCCCGGTGGGTGCTGCCGTTCGATCAGGCCGCCTTCAAACTCAAGGTGGGCGAGGTCTCCGGAATTGTCAGGACTCCGTTCGGATTTCATATCCTGAGATGTGACAGCTCGAAATCGCTCGGATCGTACGCCTCCATGGAAAGCGAGCTCAAGAAGACCTACCAGCAGACCCGGTACAACGACGATTACACGGCCTTTGTCGATTCACTGAAGAGACAATTCGGGTATTCATTCCATGAGGAGGCGCTGAAGGACCTCCTTTCCCATGTCGATTCCACGAAAACGACCGAAGACAGCGCCTGGGACGAGAAGCTCACTCCGGAGATCCGGAAATCCGCACTGATGACGATCGCCGGGCGGCCGGTGACCCTGGATACGGTGATCACGATCCTCCGGAACAAACCGGAGTTCCGGAGCGCTTCGCTCCGCGAGGGTGAATTGAAGCCTCACATCGATCGAATCGCCGACGCATTCCTTTTTGAAGAAAAATCGGCGGGGCTGGAATCACGCTATCCCGATTTCGCGGCTCTGATGAAGGAATACACCGACGGCATCATTCTCTATAAGCTGGAACAGATGGAGGTCTGGAACAAGACGACCGTGACCGATTCCTCTCTCCGGAAATACTATGCCGAGAACAAGGATAAGTTCATGTTCCCCCCTCGGCTCAGGATCGGCGAAATCTATCTCGAAGCCGATACCTCGGCCCTCATGATTTACGATTCCCTCAAACACGGTGCGGACTTTACCGCCCTGGCGACTCAATGGAATGAGGACGCCGACCTGAAGGCCAAAGCGGGCGAGAAGGGCTTCCTGATCCCCGACACCGGAGAAGTTGCGGCACAGGCCTCCGCGCTCGCCATCGGAGAGATCTCCGAGCCGTTCGAGCTCGAGAACGGCGGCTATGCCATCGTAAAGCTCCTCGGGAAGGAGCCGGCACGCCAGAAATCGTATGAGGAAGCCGGTGCGGAAGTTTCAAACTCCTATCAGGAACACCAGTCGAAGCTTCTTGAGCAACAATGGGTCGACCGGGTGCGGCAAAAGTTCCCGGTGAAGCAGAACAAAGAACTGCTCAAGAACGCGTTCACCTCCCCGCAGGCGTCCGGACCTCCGTGA
- a CDS encoding peptidylprolyl isomerase: MRSLHPGFFLLPILLFGCRQQPSGRVIARVGSAELTLDEAKAHIDTTRAALDYALNDYASYWVNTELLYQEAKRQGVENSPEFIRQLEEVRRQLANQTYLEHFVYSDTAGLTPEAMQQYFKEHAREFQIRENTLQLNLLALNSRDLANSFSASVTKGSAWPAAVEHLLHDSSAASSVLASTHAQYYTMQTLFPPELWKVASALSVNEVSFPVKTAGGYFVLQCLARYDQGSPAAFELARPEVRQRLLMESRRRRYDELLGTLRSKADVELMLGTHRTTDSTHAHE, encoded by the coding sequence ATGCGATCTCTCCATCCCGGTTTTTTTCTCCTCCCGATCCTACTCTTCGGCTGCCGTCAGCAGCCTTCCGGCCGGGTTATCGCACGGGTCGGTTCGGCCGAGCTGACGCTGGACGAGGCGAAAGCCCATATCGACACCACCCGGGCCGCGCTCGACTACGCTCTGAACGACTACGCCTCGTATTGGGTCAACACGGAGCTTTTGTACCAGGAAGCGAAGCGCCAGGGAGTCGAGAACTCCCCGGAGTTTATCCGCCAGCTTGAGGAAGTGCGCCGCCAGCTCGCGAACCAGACATACCTCGAGCACTTCGTCTATTCGGATACCGCCGGGCTCACGCCGGAAGCGATGCAGCAGTACTTCAAGGAACACGCCCGGGAATTCCAGATCCGCGAAAACACTCTCCAGCTCAATCTCCTCGCGCTGAACAGCCGCGATCTTGCAAATTCGTTCTCCGCATCGGTGACAAAGGGCTCGGCCTGGCCGGCCGCCGTTGAACATCTCCTGCACGATTCGTCGGCCGCATCGAGCGTGCTTGCCTCGACGCACGCGCAATACTACACGATGCAAACGCTCTTCCCGCCCGAGCTCTGGAAGGTCGCATCCGCGCTCTCGGTCAACGAGGTTTCCTTCCCCGTCAAAACCGCGGGCGGATACTTCGTTCTCCAGTGCCTCGCGCGGTACGATCAGGGATCACCCGCCGCGTTTGAACTCGCCCGGCCCGAAGTCCGGCAGAGGCTTCTCATGGAGTCGAGACGGCGCCGCTATGACGAACTCCTCGGAACCCTTCGGTCGAAGGCCGATGTTGAACTGATGTTGGGAACTCATCGAACAACCGACTCCACGCATGCTCACGAATAA
- a CDS encoding peptidylprolyl isomerase: protein MLTNNARAALFLVLLFLCGLQVLIAQPEVIDRIVAVVGKEPILMSDLNAQSEFYSFNNHVDLSTPGLKQQVLEALINEKLMLASALEDTTITVTEDEVTAQLDQLVAQRIQQAGSEKKVEELYGMPITKMKREFRDETRKRLLVQYLQQAKFGNIKPSRREVEEFFAQFKDSLPPVPEGADLYHIFKLPMVGESGKRVVRAKASLVLDSIRAGGDFADFARRYSQDPATASSGGDLGSWRRGQFVKEFEEVVFGLKENQISDIVETSRGFHIIQLLERRGESVHARHILFKIGIDSAAADSTIAFLKALKDSIAHGADFSDLAKRHSDDKESGPLGGALGNLPVSQFDKSLQDLVRTMKAGEVSDPVPVTTGSTSGFQIIYLKKHTQEHSMNLQDDWTQVENLAGSYKQNLAYQKWIKQLRQQYFWEVRM, encoded by the coding sequence ATGCTCACGAATAACGCCCGGGCCGCCCTTTTCCTGGTCCTTCTGTTCCTCTGCGGCCTGCAGGTCCTTATCGCGCAGCCCGAGGTCATCGACCGGATCGTCGCCGTCGTCGGCAAGGAACCGATACTGATGTCGGACCTCAACGCGCAGTCCGAATTCTATTCGTTTAACAACCATGTCGATCTCAGCACGCCCGGTCTCAAGCAGCAGGTGCTCGAGGCGCTGATCAACGAGAAACTCATGCTGGCGAGCGCGCTCGAGGACACCACGATCACCGTGACCGAGGATGAAGTCACCGCCCAGCTCGACCAGCTCGTGGCGCAGCGGATACAGCAGGCCGGCTCGGAGAAAAAAGTCGAAGAGCTCTACGGCATGCCAATCACAAAGATGAAGAGGGAATTCCGCGACGAAACGCGGAAAAGGCTCCTCGTCCAATACCTGCAGCAGGCAAAGTTCGGGAACATCAAACCCTCCCGCCGCGAGGTGGAGGAATTCTTCGCGCAGTTCAAGGACAGCCTTCCCCCGGTTCCCGAGGGGGCGGATCTCTATCATATTTTCAAGCTCCCCATGGTCGGGGAATCGGGAAAGCGGGTCGTCCGGGCGAAGGCGTCGCTCGTTCTGGATTCCATCCGGGCCGGGGGCGATTTTGCGGATTTTGCGCGCCGCTATTCACAGGATCCCGCGACCGCCTCCTCGGGCGGCGATCTCGGTTCCTGGCGCCGCGGCCAATTCGTAAAAGAGTTTGAAGAGGTGGTGTTCGGCTTGAAGGAAAACCAGATCTCGGACATCGTGGAGACATCGCGCGGGTTCCACATCATTCAGCTCCTCGAGCGTCGCGGCGAATCGGTTCATGCCCGGCATATACTGTTTAAGATCGGGATCGACAGCGCCGCCGCCGATTCGACGATCGCTTTTCTCAAAGCGCTCAAAGACAGCATCGCGCATGGCGCCGATTTTTCCGACCTCGCAAAGCGTCACTCCGACGACAAGGAATCCGGCCCGCTGGGCGGAGCGCTCGGAAACCTCCCGGTCAGCCAGTTCGACAAGTCGCTGCAGGATCTCGTCCGGACCATGAAGGCGGGCGAGGTGAGCGATCCGGTGCCGGTGACCACCGGCTCCACCTCCGGCTTTCAAATCATCTACCTGAAGAAACACACCCAGGAGCACAGCATGAATCTCCAGGACGACTGGACGCAGGTGGAAAATCTTGCGGGATCGTACAAGCAGAACCTCGCATACCAGAAATGGATCAAGCAGCTCCGCCAGCAATACTTTTGGGAAGTGCGGATGTAA
- a CDS encoding MoxR family ATPase, producing MSDVEAVAALRESFAAIKAEIAKVIIGQDEVVEQLLISLLARGHCLLVGVPGLAKTLLIKTLAEVMDLKFSRIQFTPDLMPSDITGTEIIEDNRATGTKSFKFVKGPVFANILLADEINRTPPKTQAALLEAMQEHHVTAAGQKYVLEEPFFVLATQNPIEQEGTYPLPEAQLDRFMFNLWLEYPSEKEEIEIVKSTTSMYSPKLTHMLGKEEILFYQELVRRVPVADNVVAYAVNTVTRTRPKAAASPQFIKDWLSWGAGPRASQYLILGAKTRAILAGRHTPDVEDVRKVVGPVLRHRIVPNFNAEADGVAAIQIVEKLLEND from the coding sequence TTGAGCGACGTTGAGGCGGTTGCAGCGCTGCGGGAAAGCTTTGCCGCGATCAAGGCTGAAATCGCAAAAGTGATCATCGGGCAGGATGAGGTGGTCGAGCAGCTCCTGATTTCCCTTTTGGCCCGCGGTCATTGCCTCCTGGTGGGGGTCCCGGGGCTCGCGAAAACCCTGCTGATCAAGACTCTCGCAGAAGTGATGGATCTGAAATTCAGCCGGATCCAGTTCACGCCCGACCTGATGCCGAGCGATATCACCGGCACGGAGATCATCGAGGACAACCGCGCCACGGGAACGAAGTCGTTCAAGTTCGTCAAGGGGCCCGTCTTCGCGAACATCCTCCTCGCCGACGAAATCAACCGCACGCCCCCGAAAACACAGGCGGCGCTTCTCGAAGCGATGCAGGAGCATCACGTGACGGCGGCTGGGCAGAAATACGTTCTCGAAGAACCGTTCTTTGTCCTCGCGACACAAAATCCGATCGAGCAGGAGGGGACCTACCCGCTTCCCGAGGCGCAGCTTGACCGGTTCATGTTCAACCTGTGGCTGGAATATCCCTCCGAGAAGGAGGAGATCGAGATCGTCAAGTCGACGACCAGCATGTACTCTCCGAAGCTCACCCACATGCTCGGAAAGGAAGAGATCCTCTTTTATCAGGAACTGGTCCGGCGGGTCCCCGTCGCCGACAATGTCGTGGCCTATGCCGTGAACACCGTGACACGCACCAGACCGAAGGCGGCGGCATCTCCTCAATTCATCAAGGATTGGCTGAGCTGGGGGGCGGGTCCTCGAGCGTCCCAATATCTGATTCTCGGCGCCAAGACCCGCGCCATCCTTGCTGGCCGGCATACGCCCGACGTGGAGGATGTCCGCAAGGTCGTAGGGCCGGTGCTTCGCCATAGGATTGTCCCGAACTTTAACGCGGAGGCCGACGGTGTCGCTGCTATCCAGATTGTCGAGAAGCTGTTAGAGAACGACTGA
- a CDS encoding S8/S53 family peptidase has protein sequence MANARPVLRSARATLLLVSLLCLTLSASSPAQKKYWVYFIDKGPSVASPSSSESRLTPRALHRREKTLPPGMLVDFQDLPLSSPYLQAIRDAGGVLANESRWMNAASFYLAPDLVDPVSRLPFVKRIAPVAAFGGHKEEQTGGKYAAPALPVSTSIDYGSSLAQVEAIHATLLHDLGITGSGVLVGMLDSGFRWRVHEALRTRHVIAEYDFIFKDSTTSNESPDTPDQDVHGTLTMSVLGGYMPGKLIGPAFNADFILAKTEDIRSETPVEEDNWAAGLEWMESRGVDVVSSSLGYDIFDGGSGYTWAHGDFNGRTSVTALAAARAARLGVVVCDAMGNEGNGDGVAGTMLTPADADSIVSVGAITFGEKLAGFSSTGPTNDGRTKPDVVTPGVQVFCARVPDSYWLQQGTSLATPLAAASAALVLSARPELTPIQVRDALRSTARPVVDSIRFPSSPNNFTGWGLVNAFDAALSFGPVFGNTPGIAVTHSESVVSSIVVSAKGIVPASVTLHYSGAIDRENASIGMTLDSAMFYPTSGRYRAIIPRQLHGTLVQFTINASDSAGNSYQSPAPSTRSVWHLRYGLGGVERDPLLPNLFSLAQNYPNPFNGRTIIEFDLPVADVADVRVYDLLGRQVAVLTHGFQQAGSGHTVLFDAGDLASGVYFYRLTTPRFVSTRKMMLVR, from the coding sequence ATGGCGAACGCCCGTCCGGTGCTCCGATCAGCACGAGCAACACTGCTCCTTGTTTCTCTTCTTTGCCTGACCCTCTCCGCTTCTTCCCCGGCGCAGAAAAAGTACTGGGTCTATTTTATCGATAAAGGTCCCTCCGTCGCAAGCCCATCATCCTCTGAGAGCCGCCTGACGCCCCGCGCATTGCACCGCAGGGAGAAGACGCTCCCCCCCGGCATGCTCGTCGATTTCCAGGACCTGCCCCTCTCGAGCCCATACCTTCAGGCGATCCGCGATGCGGGTGGCGTTCTTGCGAACGAAAGCCGGTGGATGAACGCGGCGAGTTTCTATCTTGCGCCGGATCTGGTCGATCCCGTGTCGCGCCTTCCGTTCGTCAAACGCATCGCCCCGGTCGCGGCCTTCGGCGGCCATAAGGAAGAGCAGACCGGCGGCAAGTATGCAGCGCCCGCGCTCCCTGTTTCCACGTCGATCGATTATGGCTCGTCGCTCGCCCAGGTGGAGGCGATTCATGCGACACTTCTCCACGACCTGGGGATTACCGGTTCGGGGGTGCTGGTCGGAATGCTCGATTCGGGTTTCCGCTGGAGAGTGCACGAGGCGCTCCGGACCAGGCATGTCATCGCCGAGTATGATTTCATTTTCAAGGACAGCACGACTTCGAACGAAAGCCCGGACACTCCCGATCAGGACGTCCATGGAACCCTCACGATGTCGGTCCTCGGAGGCTACATGCCCGGGAAACTCATCGGTCCGGCCTTCAACGCCGATTTCATCCTGGCGAAAACGGAAGACATCCGGAGTGAAACCCCCGTCGAAGAGGATAACTGGGCGGCGGGGCTCGAATGGATGGAATCGAGAGGGGTGGATGTCGTGAGCAGCTCTCTCGGTTATGATATTTTCGACGGCGGATCGGGCTACACGTGGGCGCATGGCGACTTTAACGGCAGGACGTCGGTGACTGCCCTTGCGGCCGCGCGCGCGGCGAGGCTGGGGGTGGTCGTCTGCGACGCGATGGGGAACGAGGGGAACGGAGACGGGGTGGCGGGGACCATGCTGACGCCGGCGGACGCGGATAGCATCGTCTCGGTCGGAGCGATCACGTTCGGAGAAAAGCTGGCTGGATTCAGTTCTACGGGCCCCACGAACGACGGGCGCACGAAGCCGGATGTCGTGACTCCCGGAGTCCAGGTCTTCTGCGCCCGCGTACCCGATTCATACTGGCTGCAACAGGGTACTTCGCTCGCCACGCCGCTCGCGGCGGCTTCGGCGGCGCTTGTTCTTTCCGCGAGGCCTGAATTGACTCCCATTCAGGTTCGGGACGCGCTCCGCTCCACAGCCCGGCCGGTCGTCGACAGCATCAGGTTCCCTTCGAGTCCGAACAACTTCACCGGATGGGGCCTCGTCAACGCGTTCGACGCCGCGCTCAGCTTCGGACCTGTCTTCGGCAATACCCCAGGGATCGCCGTGACCCATTCGGAAAGTGTCGTGTCGAGTATTGTGGTATCGGCGAAAGGGATCGTTCCCGCGAGCGTGACTCTCCATTATTCCGGCGCGATCGACCGGGAAAACGCGTCCATCGGGATGACGCTCGATTCCGCGATGTTTTATCCGACTTCGGGCAGGTACCGCGCGATTATTCCCCGCCAACTGCATGGAACGCTCGTTCAATTTACGATCAATGCCTCCGACAGTGCGGGAAATTCTTACCAGAGTCCCGCTCCATCGACCCGGTCGGTATGGCATTTGCGGTACGGTCTCGGAGGCGTCGAAAGGGATCCGTTGCTTCCGAACCTTTTTTCTCTCGCGCAGAATTACCCGAACCCCTTTAACGGAAGAACGATCATCGAATTCGACCTACCGGTCGCGGACGTCGCGGACGTCCGGGTCTATGATCTCCTGGGCAGGCAGGTAGCGGTGCTCACTCACGGCTTTCAACAGGCCGGGTCCGGCCACACGGTCCTGTTCGACGCGGGCGATCTGGCGAGCGGGGTTTATTTCTACAGGCTGACGACCCCCCGCTTCGTCTCCACGAGAAAAATGATGCTGGTCCGGTAG
- a CDS encoding vWA domain-containing protein, protein MAKFSFSLGGNVLVALLLVAALLGAAFLFYRYTLPPLAPLRRTLLSVIRSLALVLMLLIFFEPVLRLVQTDHQPAGLAVLIDNSQSMTIPTARNPASDIRPLINNSELSHLPSGAGMKLHLFASKLQPEQSALPESLRFDGETTDLSAALAGLKDRIEKENIRGVVLISDGNYTNGRNPVYDAEALGVPLFTVGVGDTAEQKDILVAKAVSNAIAYAETRVPVDISIKSSGYADQNVEVTLSEGPSLLDRTVLKVKEGTHEYPLRMFVEPKEEGTKKYTVSVSRLPGELTEKNNARSFFVKVLRSKLRILLFAGAPAPDVAAVRQAFTEDGHFTVASYVQKSRDVFYEGPFRRQLLDSADCLVLVGFPSQGSSPAILQQVAEAVDREKKPVFFINSRKTDYAKLQQLEPALPFSWSGVSQNEGLIGAAVPALHRNHPLATLQGTMTDETWQRLPPIFKTQTIFRAKPGSDILASGTFQNTVIGEPLILSRNLNGEKSYAITGEGVWRWRLLVQDDTRLVNFFPVLMGNVVRWLTTREDQKRVRIAPLKEVFTTAEQVEMEGQIYDEQLRPEDDAEVTVDLEHGKEKTKISLNAVGNGRYEGSLDGLPGGDYTFTGKATAGGTAVGEDRGKFTVGQVNLEFLQTRMNKQLLEQMAFQTGGRYVDIDSAAGLFRDIASAVKFEPKELVNASEIELWNWKYLAGLIILLLAVEWFLRKRSGML, encoded by the coding sequence ATGGCAAAATTCTCCTTCTCTCTCGGTGGAAATGTCCTTGTCGCGCTCCTCCTTGTAGCCGCGCTTCTCGGGGCGGCGTTTCTATTCTACAGGTACACGCTTCCCCCGCTCGCCCCTCTGCGAAGAACGCTTCTGTCGGTCATCCGGTCCCTTGCCCTCGTTCTCATGCTCCTCATATTTTTCGAGCCGGTGTTGCGGCTCGTGCAGACCGACCACCAACCGGCGGGGCTCGCCGTTCTGATCGACAACTCACAGAGCATGACGATTCCGACAGCGCGCAACCCGGCGTCGGACATCAGGCCGCTCATTAACAACAGCGAACTCTCGCATCTCCCCTCCGGCGCGGGCATGAAGCTGCATCTCTTCGCGTCAAAACTTCAGCCGGAGCAATCCGCGCTCCCCGAATCCCTCCGCTTTGACGGCGAGACCACCGACCTTTCCGCCGCTCTCGCCGGCCTCAAGGACCGGATTGAAAAGGAGAATATTCGCGGCGTGGTGCTGATTTCGGACGGGAACTACACGAACGGAAGGAACCCGGTCTACGATGCCGAAGCGCTCGGGGTTCCTCTCTTCACGGTGGGAGTGGGAGATACCGCCGAGCAGAAAGATATCCTTGTCGCAAAGGCGGTCTCCAACGCGATCGCCTACGCGGAGACGCGCGTGCCGGTCGATATCTCGATCAAGTCGTCCGGGTATGCGGACCAGAACGTCGAGGTCACTCTCTCCGAGGGACCCTCTCTTCTCGATCGCACCGTTTTGAAAGTAAAGGAGGGCACGCATGAGTATCCGCTGCGGATGTTCGTCGAGCCGAAGGAGGAGGGGACAAAGAAGTACACCGTCAGCGTCTCCAGGCTGCCGGGCGAACTGACCGAGAAGAATAATGCGCGGTCGTTTTTCGTGAAAGTCCTCCGGAGCAAGCTGAGGATTTTGCTCTTCGCGGGTGCCCCGGCCCCCGACGTCGCCGCCGTCCGTCAGGCCTTCACGGAGGACGGACATTTCACGGTGGCGTCGTATGTACAGAAGAGCAGGGATGTATTCTACGAGGGCCCGTTCCGCCGCCAGCTCCTCGATAGCGCCGACTGCCTGGTTCTCGTCGGATTCCCGTCGCAGGGATCATCCCCTGCGATTCTTCAACAGGTCGCCGAGGCCGTCGACAGGGAAAAGAAACCGGTTTTCTTTATAAACAGCAGGAAGACCGATTATGCAAAACTGCAGCAACTGGAGCCCGCGCTCCCCTTCAGCTGGTCGGGGGTAAGCCAGAATGAAGGCCTGATCGGGGCCGCAGTCCCGGCGCTGCACAGGAACCATCCTCTGGCCACCCTGCAGGGAACGATGACCGATGAAACCTGGCAACGGCTCCCGCCGATCTTCAAAACCCAGACGATCTTCCGCGCCAAGCCGGGATCGGACATCCTTGCTTCGGGAACGTTTCAAAATACGGTGATCGGTGAGCCGTTGATTCTTTCGCGAAACCTCAACGGCGAAAAATCTTATGCGATCACGGGGGAGGGCGTCTGGAGATGGAGGTTGCTCGTTCAGGACGACACGCGGCTCGTGAATTTCTTTCCGGTTCTGATGGGGAACGTTGTCCGGTGGCTCACGACGAGGGAAGACCAGAAGAGGGTGCGGATTGCGCCTCTGAAAGAGGTGTTCACGACCGCGGAGCAGGTGGAGATGGAGGGCCAGATCTATGACGAACAGCTCCGTCCGGAAGACGACGCCGAGGTGACCGTCGATCTCGAGCACGGCAAGGAGAAAACGAAGATTTCCCTGAACGCGGTGGGAAACGGACGGTACGAGGGATCGCTGGACGGACTCCCGGGGGGCGACTACACGTTTACAGGAAAGGCGACCGCAGGAGGCACCGCGGTCGGTGAAGACCGCGGGAAATTCACCGTGGGCCAGGTGAACCTCGAATTTTTGCAAACGAGGATGAACAAGCAGCTCCTCGAACAGATGGCCTTTCAGACGGGCGGCAGGTATGTCGACATCGATTCGGCCGCCGGACTTTTCCGCGACATCGCGTCGGCAGTCAAGTTCGAACCGAAGGAGCTGGTGAACGCGAGCGAGATCGAGCTCTGGAACTGGAAATACCTCGCGGGGCTGATCATTCTGCTCCTCGCGGTGGAATGGTTCCTCCGGAAGAGGAGCGGGATGCTGTGA